CTGACCGCGGTCACCTCAAACACACACTCACCATTCACATTAGCCCCCCGAGTtccaactcaaccccctcccaaccaccaaccccgtccTCACGGGCGAACGCTGGAAGCAATACCACTCCGCCTTGGGCCTAGCCCACATCTTCCACCACAGCTGGGAAACCGTCCTCCAAGAAAAATCTCCAGACATGACCCACATCCTGCAGTTCCCCTACAACGGCGAACCCCCCGGCGACCGCCTCATCAAAACAGAACTCACAAACAACAAAGACCACTTTGTCCGCAACCACGGCGGCATCCCTGACATCGATCCCGCTAAATGGACTCTTGACATTGGCGGTTTGGTTAAGAACCCGAGAAAACTCACTTTGGCGCAGCTTCAGGATGAGAGGATTTTTCCTAGGCAATCTAATATTGTCACGCTTCAATGCAGCGGTACTCGTCGGATAGAGCAGATACACGAGTACCctggcgacggcgacgaaCTGATCAACGCGCCGTGGGGGGAGGGCGCTATCTCCACTGCGAGATGGACGGGGGTTTCGCTTAAGAGGGTTATCAAGTATTGTGGTGGTCTTGTTGATGATAAGGGGGCGGATAATATCGAGTTTTATGGTGCGGACACGTACTTtaagaaggggggggtgcACAATTATGTTGTTAGTGTGCCGTGGAGGAAGGTCAAGGCGCATGAGGTGCTGCTGGCGTGGGATATGAACGGGGAGCAGCTGCCGAGGATTCATGGGTTcccggtgagggtggtggtgtttggttaTATTGGGGCGAGGAGCGTCAAGTGGCTGTATAAAGTCAGGGCTATTCACCGGCCGAGCATGGCGCCGGTGCAGCGTAAGGAGTATTTGTATTATGCGCCGCAGATTGGGAAGCAGAATGCGAGGTACAGTAATGGGTTTTCCATTCAGGATATGCCAGTTAGCTCGGCGATTATTACGCCGAAAAAGATGGATCACATTGTGCATGAGGGGAGGGTTAGGCTGGCGGGGTGGGCTTACTCTGGGGGAGGGCACTGGCCGGTGAGGGTGGAAGTtagtggagatggggggagtaTTTGGTATGAGGTCCCGGCGGAGAATATGTCTACCAAGTACTTTTACGCCTGGAGGACATGGTGGGTTGATTTGCCGGTTGATgcggaggggtggttggagatgTGCGTGAG
The sequence above is a segment of the Podospora pseudoanserina strain CBS 124.78 chromosome 5, whole genome shotgun sequence genome. Coding sequences within it:
- a CDS encoding hypothetical protein (COG:C; EggNog:ENOG503NUSD), whose translation is MAPAEPNALPFRPKGETPHFAEEKEGWKGYVEWEEFPEKKKQAQEVLKRYDFPEPPEFQLNPLPTTNPVLTGERWKQYHSALGLAHIFHHSWETVLQEKSPDMTHILQFPYNGEPPGDRLIKTELTNNKDHFVRNHGGIPDIDPAKWTLDIGGLVKNPRKLTLAQLQDERIFPRQSNIVTLQCSGTRRIEQIHEYPGDGDELINAPWGEGAISTARWTGVSLKRVIKYCGGLVDDKGADNIEFYGADTYFKKGGVHNYVVSVPWRKVKAHEVLLAWDMNGEQLPRIHGFPVRVVVFGYIGARSVKWLYKVRAIHRPSMAPVQRKEYLYYAPQIGKQNARYSNGFSIQDMPVSSAIITPKKMDHIVHEGRVRLAGWAYSGGGHWPVRVEVSGDGGSIWYEVPAENMSTKYFYAWRTWWVDLPVDAEGWLEMCVRCWDNAMNTQPTFVRSAWNWDLHVTSSAHRVKIYSINKSRPNTAARLKQLEENNTPIVPITRPIHFDLETDEEYAKAMELRAWRDPLE